The following coding sequences are from one uncultured Bacteroides sp. window:
- the nadA gene encoding quinolinate synthase NadA, which produces MNKEEWLKKGFVNEKIDSTLDLKSAINKLKEEKNAVILAHYYQKGEIQDIADYVGDSLALAQWAAKTTADIIVLCGVHFMGETAKILSPDKKVLIPDLNAGCSLADSCLADEFSQFVKDHPGYKVISYVNTTAAVKAVTDVVVTSTNAKQIVESFPKDEKIIFGPDRNLGNYINSVTNRSMLLWDGACHVHEQFSVEKIIELKAQHPDAIVLAHPECKSVVLKLADVVGSTAALLKYAVNSSDKCFIVATESGILHEMQKKCPQKTFIPAPPNDSTCACNECSFMRLNSLEKLYNCLKYEFPEIDVDKDIAEKAVVSIKRMLDLSEKLGL; this is translated from the coding sequence ATGAATAAAGAAGAGTGGTTGAAAAAAGGGTTTGTTAATGAAAAGATTGATTCGACATTAGATTTGAAGTCTGCCATTAATAAACTTAAAGAAGAAAAAAATGCAGTAATATTAGCTCACTATTATCAGAAAGGTGAGATACAAGATATTGCTGATTATGTAGGTGACAGCTTAGCATTAGCTCAATGGGCTGCTAAAACTACTGCTGATATTATTGTGTTGTGTGGTGTTCATTTTATGGGTGAGACTGCTAAAATCTTATCTCCTGATAAAAAAGTGCTAATACCTGATTTAAATGCAGGTTGTTCACTAGCTGACAGTTGTCTTGCTGATGAGTTTTCACAGTTTGTCAAAGACCATCCTGGATATAAAGTTATATCTTATGTTAATACTACGGCTGCTGTTAAAGCAGTTACTGATGTAGTGGTAACTTCTACTAATGCTAAACAGATTGTAGAAAGCTTTCCTAAAGATGAGAAAATTATATTTGGCCCAGATAGAAATTTAGGGAATTATATTAACTCTGTTACTAACCGTAGTATGTTGTTATGGGATGGGGCTTGCCATGTGCATGAACAATTTTCTGTAGAGAAGATTATAGAGTTAAAAGCACAACATCCTGATGCTATTGTTCTTGCTCATCCTGAATGTAAGAGTGTAGTGCTTAAATTAGCGGATGTGGTTGGTTCTACTGCTGCATTGTTGAAATATGCTGTTAATAGTAGTGATAAGTGCTTTATTGTAGCAACAGAGTCGGGTATATTACATGAGATGCAAAAGAAGTGTCCTCAAAAGACCTTTATACCGGCTCCTCCAAACGATAGTACTTGTGCATGTAATGAGTGTAGCTTTATGCGTTTAAATAGCTTAGAGAAGCTCTATAACTGTTTAAAATATGAGTTTCCTGAAATAGATGTAGATAAGGATATTGCAGAAAAAGCAGTGGTATCTATTAAACGTATGCTTGATTTGTCTGAAAAATTAGGTCTATAA
- a CDS encoding non-canonical purine NTP diphosphatase: MKNKLVFATNNIHKIEEVSSILNDKIELLSLKDIHCNVDIPETANTFEGNALLKAEYIYDNYQLNCFGDDSGLEIEALNNEPGVYSARYAGEDKNSLANMQKVLSVMEGEKNRKAQFRTVISLILNGKKYFFEGTIKGEIITKERGESGFGYDPIFVPEGYNKTFAELGNEVKNKISHRAQAVDKLCKFILSLEK; the protein is encoded by the coding sequence ATGAAGAATAAATTAGTATTTGCAACGAATAATATCCATAAGATAGAAGAAGTATCCTCTATCTTAAATGATAAAATAGAACTTTTAAGTTTAAAAGATATTCATTGTAACGTAGATATTCCTGAAACAGCAAATACTTTTGAAGGAAACGCTTTATTAAAGGCAGAATACATTTATGATAACTATCAACTCAATTGCTTCGGAGATGATTCCGGACTTGAAATAGAGGCTTTAAATAACGAACCTGGGGTTTATTCAGCTCGCTATGCAGGTGAAGATAAAAATTCTCTAGCAAACATGCAAAAAGTACTTTCCGTAATGGAAGGAGAAAAAAATAGAAAAGCACAATTCAGAACGGTTATTTCTTTGATCTTAAATGGTAAAAAGTATTTCTTTGAAGGTACTATTAAAGGAGAAATAATCACAAAAGAAAGAGGAGAGTCAGGTTTTGGTTATGACCCTATATTTGTTCCAGAAGGATATAACAAAACATTTGCAGAATTAGGCAATGAAGTTAAAAACAAGATAAGCCATCGTGCCCAAGCTGTTGATAAGCTTTGCAAATTCATTCTCTCTCTTGAAAAATAA
- a CDS encoding YitT family protein — translation MVKLSKSDILIESKDYILITLGLISYSLGWAAFLLPYQITTGGVTGISAIIYYATGVPIQYSYFIINAVLMAFAIKILGPKFSIKTTYAIFTLTFFLWLFQQMIGNTQVIGPGQDFMACVIGATLCGIGLGTVFINNGSTGGTDIIAAVVNKYRDVTFGRMILYCDVVIISSCYFIFNDWRRVVFGFVTLVVISYVLDLIVNSARQSVQFLIFSKDYQQIADRIVTETHRGVTVLNGTGWYSKNDVKVLVVMAKKSQSIQIFRLVKDIDPNAFISQSSVIGVYGEGFDRIKIK, via the coding sequence ATGGTTAAGCTTTCAAAATCAGACATCCTAATAGAGTCTAAAGATTATATACTTATTACTCTAGGGTTAATTAGTTATTCATTAGGATGGGCAGCTTTTCTACTTCCCTATCAAATTACAACCGGGGGAGTTACTGGTATTTCTGCTATTATTTATTATGCAACCGGAGTACCTATTCAATATAGTTATTTTATTATTAATGCTGTATTGATGGCCTTTGCTATTAAAATATTAGGTCCAAAGTTCAGCATTAAAACAACTTATGCTATTTTTACTCTAACATTTTTCCTTTGGCTATTTCAACAAATGATTGGAAATACTCAAGTTATAGGTCCTGGTCAGGATTTTATGGCTTGCGTTATTGGTGCCACTCTTTGTGGAATTGGTTTAGGAACTGTATTTATTAACAATGGAAGTACCGGAGGAACTGATATTATAGCCGCTGTAGTTAATAAATATCGTGATGTTACTTTTGGAAGAATGATACTCTACTGTGATGTAGTTATTATTTCTTCCTGTTATTTTATATTCAATGACTGGAGAAGAGTTGTTTTTGGTTTTGTCACTTTAGTGGTTATTAGTTATGTACTAGATTTGATAGTAAATAGTGCCCGACAATCAGTACAATTTTTGATATTTTCAAAAGATTACCAACAAATAGCAGATCGAATCGTTACAGAAACACATAGAGGAGTAACTGTTTTGAATGGTACTGGATGGTATAGTAAAAACGATGTAAAAGTATTAGTAGTAATGGCAAAAAAAAGCCAGTCTATTCAAATATTCCGTTTAGTTAAAGATATAGATCCTAATGCATTTATTTCTCAAAGTTCTGTAATAGGAGTATATGGAGAAGGATTTGATCGCATTAAAATAAAATAA
- the leuS gene encoding leucine--tRNA ligase has protein sequence MDYNFGEIEKKWQKRWVEQKTYQVTEDQSKQKYYVLNMFPYPSGAGLHVGHPLGYIASDIYARYKRLQGFNVLNPMGYDAYGLPAEQYAIQTGQHPAITTVNNINRYREQLDKIGFSFDWNREIRTCDPEYYHWTQWAFINMFNSYYSNNEQKACPITKLIKQFEHTGTEGLNVASSEDLNFTAQEWKEMSEKQQQETLMNYRIAYLGNTMVNWCPALGTVLANDEVVDGVSERGGHPVIQKVMRQWCLRVSAYAQRLLDGLDSVEWTDSLKETQRNWIGRSEGAEMKFRVKDSDIEFTIFTTRADTVFGVTFMVLAPESELVNQLTTPDKKSEVNAYLERTKKRTERERISDRSVSGVFSGSYAINPLTNEAIPVWISDYVLAGYGTGAIMAVPAHDSRDYAFAKHFNLEIRPLIEGCDVSEESFDAKEGIMMNSPLPGSAQNGLVLNGLSIKEAIAKTKEYIKNSGLGCVKVNYRLRDAIFSRQRYWGEPFPVYYKNGMPYMIDESKLPLELPEINKFLPTETGEPPLGNATKWAWDEVNKEVVDNSKIDNQTIFPLELNTMPGFAGSSAYYLRYMDPRNKNKLVDSNINAYWQNVDLYVGGTEHATGHLIYSRFWNKFLFDAGVTIKEEPFQKLVNQGMIQGRSNFVYRIKDTNTFVSFNLKNKYEVTPIHVDVNIVSNDILDTKAFKAWRPEFSTAEFILEDDKYICGWAVEKMSKSMFNVVNPDMIVEKYGADTLRMYEMFLGPVEQSKPWDTNGIDGVHRFIRKFWALFYNRDGKYIVNNEKPTKDELKSLHKLIKKVTGDIEQFSYNTSISAFMICINELTSLKCNKEEILKQIIILLAPFAPHISEELWETLGNKSSVCDAQWPEWKEEYLKEDAINYTISFNGKARFNIEFPVGTSKEIIEDKVLKDERSQKWIEGKTPKKIIIVPNKLVNVVV, from the coding sequence ATGGATTATAATTTCGGGGAGATTGAAAAGAAGTGGCAAAAAAGATGGGTAGAACAAAAAACTTATCAGGTAACAGAAGACCAATCAAAACAAAAATATTACGTATTAAACATGTTTCCTTATCCTTCGGGTGCCGGACTTCATGTAGGTCATCCACTCGGTTATATTGCTTCAGATATCTACGCCCGCTATAAACGTCTTCAAGGCTTCAATGTACTCAATCCTATGGGATATGACGCCTATGGACTTCCCGCCGAACAATATGCTATTCAGACGGGACAACATCCGGCTATTACCACTGTTAATAATATCAATCGCTACCGGGAACAATTAGATAAAATAGGATTTTCATTTGATTGGAATCGTGAAATACGTACTTGCGATCCGGAATATTACCACTGGACTCAATGGGCTTTTATTAATATGTTCAATAGTTATTATTCTAATAATGAACAAAAAGCTTGCCCTATAACAAAACTAATAAAGCAATTTGAACATACAGGAACTGAAGGATTAAATGTTGCTAGTAGTGAAGATTTAAATTTCACAGCTCAAGAATGGAAAGAAATGAGCGAAAAGCAGCAACAAGAAACTTTAATGAATTACCGCATTGCTTATTTAGGTAATACAATGGTAAACTGGTGTCCAGCTTTAGGAACTGTATTGGCTAATGATGAAGTAGTAGATGGAGTCTCTGAACGTGGTGGTCATCCAGTTATCCAAAAAGTTATGCGCCAATGGTGTTTACGTGTATCTGCTTATGCGCAACGATTACTTGATGGATTAGACTCTGTTGAATGGACTGACTCATTAAAAGAAACACAACGCAACTGGATCGGTCGTTCTGAAGGTGCAGAAATGAAATTTAGAGTTAAAGACAGTGATATAGAATTCACTATATTCACCACTCGAGCCGATACTGTCTTTGGTGTAACTTTTATGGTACTTGCTCCCGAAAGTGAATTAGTTAATCAACTCACTACTCCTGACAAAAAATCAGAAGTAAACGCCTATTTAGAACGTACTAAAAAGCGCACTGAACGTGAACGTATTAGTGATCGTAGCGTAAGTGGCGTTTTTTCTGGTAGTTATGCTATTAATCCTCTTACCAACGAAGCTATACCTGTATGGATTAGTGATTATGTACTAGCAGGATATGGCACAGGAGCTATTATGGCAGTACCTGCTCATGATAGTAGAGATTATGCTTTTGCTAAGCATTTTAACCTTGAAATCCGCCCATTGATAGAAGGTTGCGATGTGAGCGAAGAAAGCTTTGATGCTAAAGAAGGAATAATGATGAATTCTCCCCTTCCCGGCAGTGCTCAGAATGGATTGGTATTAAATGGACTAAGCATAAAAGAAGCAATAGCTAAAACTAAAGAATACATTAAAAATAGCGGATTAGGCTGCGTAAAAGTAAACTATCGCTTAAGAGACGCTATATTTTCTCGTCAGCGCTATTGGGGAGAACCATTTCCAGTATATTACAAAAATGGAATGCCTTACATGATAGATGAAAGCAAACTTCCATTAGAACTTCCTGAAATTAATAAATTTTTGCCTACAGAAACAGGAGAACCACCTCTAGGAAATGCTACAAAATGGGCTTGGGATGAAGTAAACAAAGAAGTTGTAGATAATAGCAAAATAGATAACCAAACTATATTTCCTTTAGAACTCAATACCATGCCTGGATTTGCAGGTTCGTCAGCTTACTATCTTCGCTATATGGACCCTCGCAATAAAAATAAGTTAGTAGATTCAAATATTAATGCATATTGGCAAAATGTAGATCTTTACGTTGGAGGTACGGAGCATGCTACCGGTCATCTTATTTATTCTCGTTTTTGGAATAAATTCCTTTTTGATGCAGGTGTTACAATAAAAGAAGAACCTTTCCAAAAGCTTGTAAATCAAGGAATGATTCAGGGACGAAGTAATTTTGTTTATCGAATTAAAGATACAAATACATTTGTTTCCTTCAACTTAAAAAACAAGTATGAAGTCACCCCTATCCATGTGGATGTAAATATCGTATCAAATGATATTCTTGATACTAAAGCATTTAAAGCTTGGAGACCGGAGTTTTCTACAGCAGAATTTATTCTTGAAGACGATAAATATATCTGTGGATGGGCAGTTGAAAAGATGAGTAAATCAATGTTCAACGTTGTTAATCCTGATATGATTGTTGAGAAGTATGGTGCTGATACTTTACGAATGTATGAAATGTTCCTCGGACCCGTAGAACAATCTAAACCATGGGATACTAATGGGATTGATGGGGTACATCGATTTATTCGGAAATTTTGGGCACTATTCTATAATAGAGATGGAAAATATATCGTTAATAACGAAAAGCCTACAAAAGACGAATTAAAATCTCTCCATAAACTCATTAAAAAAGTAACCGGAGATATAGAACAATTTTCTTATAATACATCAATTAGTGCTTTTATGATATGTATTAATGAATTAACTTCATTAAAGTGTAACAAAGAAGAAATTCTTAAACAAATAATAATTCTACTTGCTCCTTTTGCTCCACATATAAGTGAAGAACTTTGGGAAACATTAGGAAATAAAAGTTCTGTTTGTGATGCACAATGGCCTGAATGGAAAGAAGAATACTTAAAAGAAGATGCAATAAATTATACCATATCATTTAATGGAAAAGCACGTTTTAATATAGAATTTCCCGTTGGTACTTCAAAAGAAATAATTGAAGATAAAGTATTAAAAGATGAACGTTCTCAAAAATGGATAGAAGGGAAAACCCCTAAAAAGATAATAATTGTTCCTAATAAGTTAGTAAACGTCGTAGTTTAA
- the mutS gene encoding DNA mismatch repair protein MutS: MNNDIELTPMMKQFLDLKAKHPDAVMLFRCGDFYETYSTDAIIAADILGITLTKRANGKGKTIEMAGFPHHALDTYLPKLVRAGKRVAICDQLEDPKATKKLVKRGITELVTPGVSINDNILNYKENNFLAAVHFGKTNCGVSFLDISTGEFLTSEGPFDYVDKLLNNFGPKEILFQRGKRPMFEGNFGNKFFTFELDDWIFTDTTACEKLLKHFETKNLKGFGVEHLKNGIIASGAILQYLEMTQHTQIGHITSLARIEEDKFVRLDKFTVRSLELISSMNDGGSSLLNVIDKTISPMGARLLKRWLVFPLKDEKPINDRLNVVEYFFREPDFKDLIEEQLHLIGDLERIISKVAVGRVSPREVVQLKVALQAIEPIKNACLSADNASLNRIGDQLNLCLSIRDKIDKEVNNDPPLMINKGGVLKSGVNTSLDELRQIAYSGKDYLLKVQQRESESTGIPSLKIGFNNVFGYYIEVRNVHKDKVPQEWIRKQTLVNAERYITQELKEYEEKILGAEDKILSLETSLYNELVLALGEYIPAIQINANQIARLDCLLSFSNVAKLNNYIRPIITTDDMLDIHQGRHPVIEKQLPIGEKYIANDVKLDSTTQQIIIITGPNMAGKSALLRQTALITLLAQIGSFVPAESAHIGMVDKIFTRVGASDNISVGESTFMVEMNEAADILNNVSPRSLVLFDELGRGTSTYDGISIAWAIVEYIHEHPKAKARTLFATHYHELNEMEKSFKRIKNYNVSVKEVDNKVIFLRKLERGGSEHSFGIHVAKMAGMPKSIVKRANDILLQLESDNRKQGISGKPLKEVGEKREGMQLNFFQLDDPILCQIRDEILNLDVNNLTPIEALNKLSDIKKIVKGK; encoded by the coding sequence GTGAACAATGATATTGAACTAACCCCTATGATGAAGCAATTTCTGGATTTGAAAGCTAAACATCCAGATGCAGTGATGCTTTTCAGATGCGGTGATTTTTATGAAACATATTCAACAGATGCTATAATTGCAGCAGATATATTAGGGATTACATTAACTAAAAGAGCTAATGGTAAAGGAAAGACAATAGAAATGGCAGGCTTTCCTCATCATGCTCTTGATACTTATTTGCCTAAATTAGTGAGGGCAGGGAAGAGGGTGGCTATTTGTGATCAACTCGAAGATCCTAAAGCTACGAAAAAGTTGGTTAAGCGTGGAATTACTGAATTGGTAACCCCTGGTGTATCCATCAATGATAATATTCTTAATTATAAGGAGAATAATTTTTTGGCTGCTGTACATTTTGGAAAAACGAATTGTGGAGTGTCGTTTCTGGATATTTCGACTGGAGAATTTCTTACCTCTGAAGGGCCTTTTGATTATGTAGATAAATTATTAAATAATTTTGGTCCAAAGGAAATTTTATTTCAAAGAGGGAAACGACCAATGTTTGAAGGTAATTTTGGCAATAAATTTTTCACTTTTGAACTGGATGATTGGATTTTTACGGATACTACTGCGTGTGAAAAGCTGCTGAAACATTTTGAAACGAAAAATTTGAAAGGGTTTGGAGTGGAGCATCTTAAAAATGGTATTATTGCTTCAGGAGCAATTTTACAATATTTGGAGATGACTCAGCATACACAAATAGGACATATTACTTCCTTGGCTCGTATTGAAGAGGACAAATTTGTGCGCTTGGATAAATTTACGGTCCGTAGTTTAGAGCTTATTTCAAGCATGAATGATGGTGGGAGTAGTTTGCTGAATGTGATTGATAAAACGATTAGCCCTATGGGGGCTCGTTTATTGAAGCGTTGGCTGGTTTTTCCACTTAAAGATGAAAAACCTATAAATGATCGTCTTAATGTAGTAGAATATTTTTTTAGGGAACCTGATTTCAAAGATTTGATTGAAGAACAACTTCATTTAATAGGCGATTTAGAAAGAATAATTTCCAAAGTAGCTGTAGGGCGTGTCTCTCCTCGTGAGGTAGTGCAGCTAAAAGTAGCTTTACAAGCTATTGAACCGATTAAAAATGCTTGTTTATCTGCTGACAATGCAAGTTTGAATAGGATAGGGGATCAGTTAAATCTTTGCCTTTCTATTCGTGACAAAATTGATAAGGAAGTCAATAATGATCCTCCTTTAATGATTAATAAGGGGGGAGTGTTAAAGAGTGGTGTAAATACGTCGTTAGATGAATTGAGACAGATAGCGTATTCAGGTAAAGACTATTTATTAAAAGTTCAACAACGTGAAAGCGAATCGACAGGTATTCCTAGTCTGAAAATTGGTTTCAATAACGTTTTTGGTTATTACATTGAGGTCCGAAATGTACATAAAGATAAGGTTCCTCAGGAGTGGATAAGAAAACAAACGTTGGTTAATGCTGAGCGTTATATAACTCAGGAACTAAAAGAATATGAAGAAAAAATATTAGGAGCGGAAGATAAAATTTTATCATTAGAAACTTCGTTGTATAATGAGTTAGTCTTGGCATTGGGAGAATATATTCCTGCTATACAGATTAATGCTAATCAAATAGCACGTTTGGATTGTTTGCTCTCTTTTTCCAATGTGGCTAAATTGAATAATTATATTAGACCGATTATTACAACTGATGATATGCTTGATATTCATCAGGGAAGACATCCGGTTATTGAAAAGCAGCTTCCTATTGGAGAGAAATATATTGCTAATGATGTGAAGTTGGATAGTACTACACAACAGATTATCATTATTACCGGTCCTAATATGGCTGGTAAATCAGCTTTGTTAAGACAAACTGCTTTGATCACTTTGTTGGCTCAGATTGGCTCCTTTGTTCCGGCTGAGAGTGCTCATATAGGAATGGTTGATAAAATTTTCACCCGCGTAGGTGCTAGTGATAATATCTCAGTAGGAGAATCTACTTTTATGGTTGAAATGAATGAGGCTGCTGATATATTGAATAATGTTTCTCCTAGAAGTTTGGTTCTTTTTGATGAATTGGGTCGTGGTACTTCTACTTATGATGGTATTTCCATTGCATGGGCTATTGTGGAATACATCCATGAACACCCTAAAGCTAAAGCTCGTACACTTTTTGCTACTCACTATCATGAGTTGAATGAAATGGAGAAATCTTTCAAGAGGATAAAAAATTATAATGTATCTGTGAAAGAAGTAGATAACAAAGTTATCTTTTTGCGTAAATTAGAACGGGGTGGGAGTGAGCATTCTTTTGGTATTCATGTAGCTAAAATGGCTGGTATGCCTAAAAGTATTGTAAAACGAGCTAATGATATTCTTCTTCAATTGGAAAGCGATAATCGAAAACAGGGTATTTCCGGAAAACCTTTAAAAGAAGTAGGAGAGAAGAGAGAAGGTATGCAACTTAATTTTTTCCAGTTGGATGATCCTATTCTTTGTCAGATTAGGGATGAAATACTAAATCTGGATGTGAATAATCTTACTCCGATTGAGGCATTGAATAAACTAAGTGATATTAAGAAAATAGTCAAAGGTAAGTAG
- the lgt gene encoding prolipoprotein diacylglyceryl transferase — protein sequence MNYLLATITWDPNPEIFKLFGTISIRYYGLLWAVGIFLAYMVVHYQYRDKKIAEEKFEPLFFYCFFGILIGARLGHCLFYEPDYYLSHITEMILPIKFLPNGGWKFTGYTGLASHGGTIGLIIALWLYVRKTKLNYIDVLDMIAVATPITACCIRLANLMNSEIIGKATNVPWAFIFKREDMIPRHPAQLYEAIAYFCFFLITMYLYKNYSKKLHRGFFFGLCLTLIFTFRFFIEFLKENQVNFENGMTLNMGQWLSIPFVIIGITFILSGKKLDKMK from the coding sequence ATGAATTATCTTCTAGCAACAATTACTTGGGATCCAAATCCGGAGATTTTTAAGCTTTTCGGAACCATTTCCATAAGATATTACGGACTACTATGGGCCGTAGGTATTTTCTTAGCCTATATGGTAGTACATTATCAATACCGCGATAAAAAAATTGCTGAAGAGAAGTTTGAACCTCTTTTCTTCTATTGTTTTTTTGGTATCCTTATTGGAGCTAGATTAGGGCATTGTTTATTTTATGAGCCTGATTATTATCTTTCTCACATCACCGAAATGATACTTCCCATCAAATTTTTACCTAACGGAGGATGGAAATTTACCGGATATACAGGTTTAGCAAGCCATGGCGGTACTATAGGATTAATAATTGCCTTGTGGCTTTATGTTCGTAAAACTAAATTAAACTATATTGATGTGCTAGATATGATAGCAGTAGCAACCCCTATCACTGCCTGCTGCATTCGTCTTGCTAATTTAATGAATTCGGAAATTATAGGTAAAGCTACCAACGTTCCTTGGGCATTTATCTTTAAAAGAGAAGACATGATTCCCCGCCATCCGGCACAACTATATGAAGCAATAGCTTATTTCTGCTTTTTTCTTATCACAATGTATTTATATAAAAATTATAGTAAAAAGCTTCATAGAGGATTCTTCTTTGGACTTTGCCTCACCTTAATATTTACTTTCCGATTTTTCATTGAATTTTTAAAAGAGAATCAAGTAAATTTTGAAAATGGAATGACATTGAATATGGGACAATGGCTTAGTATACCCTTTGTTATCATAGGTATAACTTTCATTCTTTCAGGCAAAAAATTAGATAAAATGAAATAG
- a CDS encoding sugar O-acetyltransferase yields the protein MDKEKTEKQKMFDGEHYNAHSQEMISIRTKVKKILHKLNVTEYYTDKFESVINELCPNSAKNLHIEPPFYCDYGDHIYAGDKVFINFGAVILDGAKVTIGAHTMIAPGVHIYTAQHPLEADERDKWEDCKPVSIGERCWIGGHSTICPGVTIGDRAVIGAGSVVTKDIPADSLAVGNPARVIRKLNEKK from the coding sequence ATGGATAAAGAGAAAACAGAAAAACAAAAAATGTTTGATGGCGAGCATTATAATGCACACAGTCAAGAAATGATATCTATACGCACCAAGGTAAAAAAAATACTCCACAAGCTAAATGTTACAGAATATTATACCGATAAATTTGAAAGTGTAATCAACGAACTCTGTCCTAATTCAGCAAAAAATCTACATATAGAACCTCCATTTTATTGTGACTATGGCGACCATATTTATGCAGGAGATAAAGTTTTCATAAATTTTGGAGCTGTTATTCTAGACGGAGCAAAAGTGACTATAGGAGCTCACACAATGATTGCACCAGGAGTGCATATATATACTGCACAACATCCACTAGAAGCTGATGAACGAGATAAATGGGAAGATTGCAAACCAGTTTCCATTGGCGAACGCTGTTGGATAGGAGGACATTCAACTATTTGCCCTGGAGTTACAATTGGAGATCGGGCCGTAATTGGAGCCGGTTCAGTAGTTACAAAAGATATACCGGCTGATTCACTTGCAGTGGGAAATCCGGCAAGAGTAATAAGAAAATTAAACGAAAAGAAATAA
- a CDS encoding 2-dehydropantoate 2-reductase: MNKTNSKERCPYCGSIKKTGLQYLVVGTGGVGGNIAAFLWLAGKDVTCIARGKHLIAIQNEGLKLKSGLKGQHNIPISACTAEEYTGKADVIFVCVKGYSISSVIELIKKAAHKDTIVIPILNVYGTGPKIQKVIPEVTVLDGCIYIVGFVSSPGEITQMGNIFRIVFGAHKATTVNLELLEAIQKDLKESSIKTDISSDINRDTFIKWSFISAMACTGAYYNVSMGELQKEGEVRNTFINLSKESTALGEKLGISFNEDLVTYNLKVIDKLDPDSTASMQKDMKQGHESEIQGLLFEMIEMGEKEGVDMPTYKKIALKFKK, encoded by the coding sequence ATGAATAAGACAAATAGCAAAGAACGCTGTCCATATTGCGGCAGTATAAAGAAAACAGGATTACAATATCTGGTTGTAGGAACCGGAGGAGTAGGTGGCAATATAGCTGCTTTTTTATGGCTAGCAGGAAAAGATGTGACTTGCATTGCTCGCGGAAAACATTTAATTGCCATACAAAATGAAGGATTAAAATTAAAATCGGGGCTAAAGGGTCAGCACAATATCCCTATCTCTGCATGTACTGCCGAAGAATATACAGGAAAAGCTGACGTTATATTTGTTTGTGTTAAAGGCTATTCTATCAGTTCAGTTATTGAATTAATAAAAAAGGCAGCCCATAAAGATACAATCGTTATCCCAATCTTAAATGTCTACGGAACAGGACCTAAAATACAAAAAGTCATACCGGAAGTTACCGTACTGGATGGATGTATTTATATTGTAGGCTTTGTTTCTTCTCCGGGAGAAATTACCCAAATGGGAAACATCTTTCGTATTGTATTTGGAGCCCATAAAGCAACTACTGTAAACCTCGAATTACTTGAAGCCATCCAAAAAGATCTTAAAGAAAGCAGTATAAAGACTGATATTTCGTCTGATATAAACAGAGATACATTCATTAAATGGTCGTTTATTTCGGCCATGGCATGCACCGGGGCTTATTATAACGTATCAATGGGCGAATTACAAAAAGAGGGTGAAGTACGAAACACTTTCATTAATCTATCTAAAGAAAGCACTGCATTAGGCGAAAAATTAGGCATTTCATTCAACGAAGATTTAGTTACTTATAATCTTAAAGTAATAGATAAGTTAGATCCCGATAGCACAGCGTCAATGCAAAAAGATATGAAACAAGGACATGAATCGGAAATACAGGGACTATTATTTGAAATGATAGAAATGGGAGAAAAAGAAGGTGTTGATATGCCCACTTACAAAAAAATAGCGCTCAAATTCAAAAAATAA